Genomic DNA from Pseudorasbora parva isolate DD20220531a chromosome 17, ASM2467924v1, whole genome shotgun sequence:
TTTCCCTAACAAGCATTCACATACAGATACATCCCCTGCTGTTATCTCTATGGACCGTTACCATCTGCCCCCAATCAGGAAACACCAGCTTTGCACAAGTCAATGTGTCTAATTATCCCTGTGCAGCAGGCCGGGCCACAGCTCCCAATAATCCCCACAATGTGTTCAGCTTCCCATACCCACCTGTGCCTGGGACCTGGAGGGGGGGCCCCGACTCAGGGGGGCCGCAGGGACACGGCGACCCGCTGAGGGAGCTTCTTCTCTGGGCAGGATGGCAGCTGCCTCCCCCCGCTGGGACGTTCACCAGCTGACTGTGAGCAGGCCCCTGACAGGAGCTCTTTAGCGCTGTCAATGGGCCCATAAATAAGGAGCTAAGCGCCTTTGTGTTGCCGTTGGAGTGTCAGGGCCCTCTGCAGGCCGATGGGGCCGGTTACCGCATCGagagaaaaaacacaaaaggagGAGGCTGTGTTACGGGCTGCCCCCTGCGCCCTCTCTTTGTGCTCGGAGCGAGTGCTATTGTCTTCCTCTATTtagggtgagagagagagggaggagagaagaggaggagaggagacaCATCTCTTCATCTCTCCTCTGATCTTTGAGTTGTCGGCCCGGGATTCCTGTGAGGAGAAATGTGTATTTTTCACGCTTGATTTAGCTCTTGAGAAATACAGTCTCAaactgtgtgcatgtgtgtataaAAGGATTTCgcacaaattaagatttcaAGTTCAAATTCACATTGAGTTGGCCGACTGGATCACTACTCTGATATGTTTCAGCATTAGTAAAATAATATCTGAAAACTGCTGTGCCATGGTGCAAACAAGCCGCTCAAGGCTGTGTGATTTTACCATAGGTATAGTGAAGAGCCTAAAATACACTCGTTCAGTGATGGGGTGAAAATTAAAAAgttaacattttatataaactGCATGATTGATATTCAAAGGACATCTCTATAAAGTAATATTCTGGGTTCAATTCAAGTTCTTGCCTATTAGCAACATCTGTATTACAATGGAAGTCTAAAAGCAATGAACTTAAGATTTTATGCATtaaaatattactgtatatGTTAATGAAATATTTCAGCTTTAAACCTCTCATGAATACCTTGCACCTTAGACGTCACCAAGTTGTAAGTGCATTAAGGTAAACTTGATTTTAGCCCCAACCCTAACTTGAACTGCAAGATGAGTCAAATGTACCACAGATGCTGTTCATAGACTTTTCACATGGCTTTGAACTcagatattatttatatattttagtacATGATTAGGTATTATGCATTCACATTACATGCAGCAagtaatttacaaataaaagtaatataGTAACATAAAAGTAACATAcagtaatttaataaataaaatagattgctcatctatttatttataaataaaaaatacagtaatattattaaaagtacAGTAACtgtaacattgtgaaatattattactaatttaaaataactttaatttattttaaaatattatttattcctgcactgtaaaaaaaaatattgtttgtttaacctaaaaaagtaagtaacctggttaatacattttgagtttactgaaattaaaaatagaGTTGAtccaatgaaggaaattggtttaataaatagaaactcaaaatattattgtatcgtattgtattgtattgtatctgaaccacataaaaaatttgatcaATCATGAAATTTGGCTGCATcctcacaaataaaacacacaattgcccaatatgcttacaaaatcttttaataatatttgaagaatgttttgtcaattctcaaaaatatttattgtacactgtaaaaaaaaaaaaatggtttaacttaaaaaagtaagtaacctggttgccttaaaattttgagtttattgaaattaaaaatttgagttgatccAATGAAGGaagtttgtttaataaatagaaactgaaaatattattgtatctgaaccacataaaaaatttggtaattaatgaaaatagcactatttggctgcgtcatcagaaataaaacacacacaattactcaatatgcttacaaaatattttaataatattttaataaaggttgtcgaatctcaaaaaatgtcattgtattaactcaaaatttaaatttcaatgaactcaaaattttaaagcaaccaggtaacttatttttagattttgtttttacagtgtgtgattttcagcctcattactccagtcagtgtcacatgatccttcagaaatcagtctAATACGCCGatctgctgctcaagaaacatttcggATTAATACTGTTGAAAAAATTAGGTTGATATTTTGtggccccaaacttttgaataggaGTTCTTTAACCAATGAACCATCAATTGTAAATGAAACAGTGGAATTTACTACCCACATTGTCACTTTCAGTGGCATTTTTACCATGAGCCTCATTATTTCACACCTTCGTCTCCAACTACTGGTCATATCAGAAAGTCAGAAGAGTCAAATATCTTCCCTGATCTCTCCAGCTAACAAATGATGGTGTGCACAGCTGTCAGAGCCTCTCATGAAAACGACTCCCAGTGAGGACGGACTGAATATGATCACAGCTTTATTGGACAGTGACAAATCTTCCTGCACTAACATGAAAAGAAGCGCTGGCCGTCCCCTGCGTGTGCTGCACAATGCTGACGCGCCAACCTGGCGACAGCttgcgtctctctctctctgattgaTGGCTGAGAGTAGGCCCCGGGCTCCGAGCGGTCTGGCCGCCTTTCTTTTTCATACATTAACTAGTCTCAGTACAGATGGTTCAGTCCAAAGGCAGCATTTTTTGTAGCGGTCTGAAATGATGCCTGTGTTTGTTAGCATATGCTAAAAACATAAACATGGTGTGGGCAATATTGCGGTAATGGTGCTCGATGAAAGCATATGGACTAattttatattcatatatatcaCAAAACACATTGACACACATAAACACTGACACATGATCTCAGAACAGATGAGCAGCTGCCTTTTTTAGCTCCTCATTATTTCAGTCACTCTATTTATATTAGCTTTATTTACATTACTATGAGTGGAatgatatttttcatttatattcAGTCATTTTTCTTGAATGATTTGATTTCCTATAATCCCTTCAactaaaaatgttacattttcatTTGGTCAGGCAAGTcaattacttatttattttagttatttaattatttaagtctatttattataattttgaaTGACAGCCTGGCATTattagcctttttttttttacgttttgAAATGGTTTAACTTTGGGACAAATTTGATCTCCATTGAGTAGTTTTTCATAGTCATAAAGCATATTACAGTACAAGAATATTAGCATTAgataatatataaatgttttttaaatctatcaaatattttataatcTTCAATTTACCAGTTACCAGAAGGTCAAACTTAACATTTGACCTTCAGTCAATAAGATCGATAAATGATGCTGATCTAATCTGGTTTGACTGTGAATGCACATTGAGTCACTTGATAAAAACCATCTCTCTTATAGGTGAACttctctaaatatatatatatatatatatatatatatatatatatatatatatatatatatatatatatatatatatatatatatatatatatttttttttttttttttttaaataataattttttgatTGACCAAATGAAGACAGGAGAAATCAGGAGATAttttcattataataataaatgtttaatttaagaaACAAAACTATACGTTTTCAATCTCCATTTTGCTACAAAGAACATACAAGCATTTATGTTCATACAGTCACTATTAAAAAACGCTTTTCAGCTATAACATTACAAAACATTCTTCAGTACAAAAATAGCAGCAGCTTGTTAGAAAAAACAAATTCTGTACAGGACATTTACAGTGTATACAACACAACTAGAAACACATCCAGATGTTTTCAGTTCTTTTTGAGTCTGTAATTCAACTTTCGGCCTACTCCAGTCTGGAGCCTGGGGCTCGCCTAAATCACTTCCCCATGGAGAGGCTGTGCAGGCTGGCTGTGGAAGCAGGGAGAGGCTGGCAGAGAGAGCAGGGGCAAGGCATGCCGGGGAAATGCCTGTAGCTGCTAGAGAGATGAAGAGGATCTTTCAGCAGGGTGGGAAGAGGTGGAGCAGGGAAGCCCAGATACCCAGCCGAGGGTGGAGAGTGAGGGGCTTGGGCTACAGACGGCGTGGTGGCGTGAGACATGGCCGAGGCGTTGCTCACCAGAGAGTGCAGGGATGGGGCAAGCGAGAGCAGTTGCAACTGGGGGGGCGGAGCAGCCGAAGTTGGCGGTAATACCCGTCTAGAGTGACTCTGAGCGCTTGCTCCGTACACATCACCTACCAGCTTCTTCATCTCATCCAGAGAGCTGGACAGCATGAGGATGTAGTTTCTGGCGAGGAGCAGGGTGGAGATTTTGGATAGCTTGCGTACAGATGGGCCCTGCGCGTAGGGCATCACCTCTCGGAGCCCGTCCATAGCCTGGTTGAGGTCGTGCATGCGTTTGCGCTCACGGCTGTTCACTTTCAGTCGTAGATCTTGGATGTCATCTTTGGAGCCATCCGACGACCGTACGTGGCTCTTTGCGCTGGAGTCAGAGCTCTGTGTCCGACCTTTCTCGGACCTGGGTTGCCCCGTTTCTCCGTAAGCTTGGAACATCTTGTTGGAGAAAAAGCTGGAGTCCACAGCCAGGTCGGGCGAAGAAGACCGACTGCATGTTGAACTTGCATCAGAATCCATCTTGATATTGGTTCCTCGAAGTCTTGGCTGAGAACAATCCACTTGCAGTCTAAAATGCAAAGTGTCCCCAAGCTGTCGTTCTCTGAGGATTCAGTTCGTAGGTCTGCAAgaggagtgagtgtgtgtgtgtgtgtgtgtgaacactgAGAGGCCTGCATTTATACTCCTCAGCATCACAAAGACACAATGAGACGCATAATGTGACATTAGGCCCAGAGCCAATGACAGAGGGGGCACACTTTCACCCCCACACACCCCTTCTCTTCCCCAATAGCATTGTATACACCCCGCCTCCACAAaacacacatatgcacacagacacacaacacTGCAACAGCTAACACACGTATGTGCAAAAACACTTGGTTGCTAGAGTTCTAATATGTTCTAAACTAAATCAAATAAACAGAAAAGCAAGCTGTCGCTGTATTTACAAGTCACATAAAAGCTTTATTCTTTCTTAAGCTTTGTGGaagttgatggactcgatctactccatctgtgttttaaTCATCGTTCTAAATCTGATACGGACATACAGTAGTAAAAAactgattttctcagctttttcttttttaggaaacttacccacattcaaaTATTGATAAAAATAGAGGCTCtgttctttattttgatatattgtgtgttcagatattcattcaAACTAATTATTCTGGGAGTTatgaaagttttgtgaaaatgatcaaaaatgctggTGCTCACTGGAAACTTTACAAAACACTGGTGGGAATAGTTCAGTTATGACTAGTTGAAATATTTTTCtttacacattttttaataattatttttatatttaaaatataattaaagatAAACTGTTTGTACTGCTAATTTGTaaatcactttggataaaagcgtctgctaaattaataaatgtaacaaaatataGCTTTTTTATATTAGTGATAATCATTGGGAGTAATAGGGGTTACAAAAGACTCAAAAGtcgaataaaataatgattaaataCACGTACTTACAAAGGccgcattaaaataaagtgttaccgggtTAGGATtggggtttggt
This window encodes:
- the olig4 gene encoding oligodendrocyte transcription factor 4, which translates into the protein MDSDASSTCSRSSSPDLAVDSSFFSNKMFQAYGETGQPRSEKGRTQSSDSSAKSHVRSSDGSKDDIQDLRLKVNSRERKRMHDLNQAMDGLREVMPYAQGPSVRKLSKISTLLLARNYILMLSSSLDEMKKLVGDVYGASAQSHSRRVLPPTSAAPPPQLQLLSLAPSLHSLVSNASAMSHATTPSVAQAPHSPPSAGYLGFPAPPLPTLLKDPLHLSSSYRHFPGMPCPCSLCQPLPASTASLHSLSMGK